A window of Oncorhynchus nerka isolate Pitt River linkage group LG4, Oner_Uvic_2.0, whole genome shotgun sequence contains these coding sequences:
- the itgb8 gene encoding integrin beta-8, with protein sequence MTSWLHKYGYPSLHCVLLCVVLAANIIGGSSHSGEPVCSSPPVSSCSECLRRGPQCAWCFEAGFLDGAEVGERCDLVGNLARRGCGLEFIEHPEVMVEVNATTSSTQVSPGEITLTLRPGAEASVIVAVQQLERYPVDLYYLVDVSASMQENLDQLKTVGVALSHRMREHSSDLRLGFGSFVDKPVSPYINVHPSKINNPCSDYEVKCRPAHGFHHVLSMTANMSEFTRIIKRQRISGNMDTPEGGLDAMLQATVCQGEVGWRGEAKRLLLLMTDQPSHLALDSRLAGIVTPHDGLCHLENNIYMESTTMDHPSLGLLAEKLLENHIYSLFAVEQLQYQWYEELVRLLPGSNLLFQAPKLIDVVVDAYKRLLSVVQVSVSVEDRAFSRFLVSVSPLCPEGSVSHDNRSCSNVQPNQTVYFNITIGLHSCPDDDDDDVVQVFVRPVGYNESSIIKVHSRCRCHCGPDWHCHDDTTHQSTCGEVTPDTDGNNQDMNNRDMHTHTPDLDPEHTPTRPHTHTPDLDPEHTPTRPHTHTPDLDPEHTPTRPHTHTPDLDPEHTPTRPHTHGPDLDPEHTPTRPHTHGPEWSRQCRAEGSGVDCNGRGVCVCGKCVCERNSLGTVYGQYCQMDDYSCPYQHGLLCGGRGMCVSGDCVCEEGWTGESCRCPVSTAICLSDNGLLCSGRGRCVCGRCVCDNHQYSGAFCERCPTCHSSCQSHWRCIDCHLSHGLSQREAGECNHTCIPLVGYVNDVTVLLGQVWRQCVYKKDNCYYRFHTALVSGNTLLHFNTQPECVSSRRYVGTFLSVCVLTFLPGLVMLAVLVLLLHRRSLPQGGATDQQYNPTGKDLSHVPKTNEKTVSYRRDLPPGPDRPMEMHITVPKMPLGEPWQ encoded by the exons ATGACTTCCTGGCTACATAAATACGGTTACCCGAGTCTGCATTGCGTGCTGCTCTGCGTGGTATTGGCCGCTAACATCATCGGCGGGAGCTCTCATTCCG GTGAGCCTGTATGTtcgtctcctcctgtctcttcgtGTTCAGAGTGCCTCCGACGCGGACCACAGTGTGCCTGGTGCTTTGAGGCG GGTTTCCTGGATGGAGCGGAGGTGGGAGAGCGCTGCGACCTGGTGGGGAACCTGGCGAGGAGGGGGTGTGGCCTAGAGTTCATAGAGCATCCAGAGGTCATGGTGGAGGTCAATGCTACGACCAGCAGCACTCAGGTGTCACCGGGAGAGATCACCCTCACACTCAGACCAG GTGCTGAGGCCAGTGTGATAGTAGCAGTACAACAGTTAGAGAGGTATCCTGTTGATCTGTACTACCTGGTGGACGTATCAGCATCCATGCAGGAAAACCTGGACCAG CTGAAGACGGTGGGCGTAGCCTTGTCCCACCGTATGAGAGAACATTCCAGTGATTTGCGTCTGGGGTTCGGCTCCTTCGTTGACAAACCTGTCTCCCCCTACATCAATGTACACCCCTCTAAGATAAATAACCCCTGCAG TGACTATGAGGTGAAGTGTCGCCCAGCCCATGGCTTCCACCATGTTCTTAGTATGACGGCAAACATGTCAGAGTTTACACGCATCATCAAGAGACAGAGGATATCAGGCAACATGGACACACCAGAGGGAGGGTTAGACGCTATGCTCCAAGCTACTGTATGTCAG GGTGAGGTGGGTTGGCGTGGGGAGGCCAAGcgtctgttgttgttgatgacaGACCAGCCTTCTCACCTGGCGTTGGACAGCAGACTGGCTGGTATAGTCACACCCCATGATGGCCTCTGCCATCTGGAGAACAACATCTATATGGAGAGCACTACCATG GACCATCCCAGTTTAGGCCTGTTGGCTGAGAAGCTTCTAGAGAACCACATCTACTCTCTCTTTGCTGTGGAACAACTACAATATCAGTGGTATGAG GAGTTGGTCAGGTTGCTACCAGGCTCCAATCTTCTGTTCCAGGCTCCCAAACTTATAGACGTGGTGGTGGATGCatacaag AGGTTGTTGTCAGTTGTCCAGGTGTCTGTGTCAGTGGAGGACAGAGCATTCAGCCGTTTCCTGGTCagcgtctctcctctctgtccagaAGGATCTGTATCCCACGACAACCGCAGCTGCTCCAACGTCCAGCCCAACCagacg GTCTACTTCAACATCACCATCGGTCTGCACTCCTgtcctgatgatgatgatgatgacgtgGTCCAGGTCTTCGTCAGGCCCGTGGGTTACAATGAGTCATCCATCATCAAGGTTCACTCACGATGTCGCTGTCACTGTGGACCGGACTGGCATTGCCACGACGATACCACACATCAGTCAACGTGTGGTGAGGTCACCCCAGATACAGACGGTAATAATCAAGACATGAACAATcgggacatgcacacacacacaccggacttaGACCCAGAGCACACACCCAcacgccctcacacacacacaccggacctAGACCCAGAGCACACACCCAcacgccctcacacacacacaccggacctAGACCCAGAGCACACACCCAcacgccctcacacacacacaccggacctAGACCCAGAGCACACACCCACACGCCCTCATACACACGGACCGGACCTAGACCCAGAGCACACACCCACACGCCCTCATACACACGGACCGGAGTGGTCACGACAGTGTCGTGCGGAGGGATCAGGGGTGGACTGTAACGgtcggggagtgtgtgtgtgtgggaaatgtgtgtgtgagaggaacagtctaggaacagtgtatGGACAGTACTGTCAGATGGACGACTACTCCTGCCCCTACCAACACGGACTACTGTGTGGag ggcgaggtatgtgtgtgtctggtgaTTGTGTATGTGAAGAGGGCTGGACAGGAGAGAGCTGCAGGTGCCCAGTCTCTACGGCAATCTGCCTGTCCGACAACGGGTTGCTATGCAGCGGGcgtggcaggtgtgtgtgtggcagatgtgtgtgtgacaacCATCAATATTCCGGAGCATTTTGTGAGAGATGTCCCACCTGCCACAGCTCCTGTCAGTCACACTG gagGTGTATAGACTGTCACTTGTCTCACGGTCTGtctcagagagaggctggggagtGCAACCATACCTGCATCCCATTAGTGGGTTACGTCAATGATGTCACAG tcctacTAGGCCAGgtatggagacagtgtgtgtataAGAAAGACAACTGTTACTATCGCTTCCACACTGCACTTGTCTCAGGAAATACTCTTCTACATTTCAACACACAacctg agtGTGTATCCAGTAGGCGGTATGTGGGGAccttcctcagtgtgtgtgtgttgacattccTCCCTGGCTTGGTGATGCTGGCTGTGCTGGTGCTACTCCTGCACAGACGATCTTTGCCACAGGGTGGCGCCACTGATCAACAATACAACCCCACTGGCAAG GATCTGTCACACGTCCCAAAGACCAATGAGAAGACGGTATCCTACAGGAGGGACCTCCCCCCGGGCCCTGACCGACCAATGGAGATGCATATCACCGTTCCCAAGATGCCCCTGGGCGAACCCTGGCAgtaa